Proteins from a genomic interval of Anatilimnocola floriformis:
- a CDS encoding PVC-type heme-binding CxxCH protein — protein sequence MRIRTASFIFILVAVLGGAANLCAQPKSNPFNEPLNGPGELPKGADGQPLNTNFEDGTLKDWTATGDAWEGQPIKGEIDQKRIYGEGKKADHTGQYWLGGFEKLFDKPKGTLTSKPFTVTQPWASFLLGGGKHKETRVELVLVSDPADKDAKEKIISTSHGPDSESMRPVIIDLKAYVGKTIFIRIVDDHTGGWGHVNFDDFRLYKEKPKFREAAPAANPPVVNAPALEQLYPFAGLTAEEAAKQMKLPPGFKVQVGAAEPDVNQPIAMAIDDRGRVWIAEAYEYPVRAPEGKGRDRILIFEDTDQNGSLDKRTVFAEKLNLVSGIEVGFGGVWVGAAPYLMFIPDKNGDDVPDGKPQILLDGFGQEDTHETLNSFIWGPDGWLYGCHGVFTHSNVGKPGTPKDKRTPLNAGVWRYHPTRHEFEVFAHGTSNPWGLDFDEKGQAFITACVIPHLYHMIPGARYERQGGQHFNPYTYNDIKTIAEHRHYVGNQWNNDNRRQSDELGGGHAHAGAMIYLGGAWPKEYHGKLFMNNIHGNRMNIDTLTPKGSGYTGTFHPDFLLTRDQWSQMLYMTYGPDGQVWVIDWYDRNQCHHKDVNGHDRTNGRIYRIVYNDAKPVKVDLQKCSDNELVEHLKNPNQWYQRHAQRILQERAASGTDLTAAKKNISRLTLEAKSIEHQLRLLWTNAVLLPDSFQGLPPIPADPREKRDELLASQPELQAWRVRFAMQQSIPISKLEVGLFEIFVSQHRESQTFRLAIAAQLQKVDAELRWEILHALLSHPEDAKDHNLPLMYWYALEPLTDADPKRALALALSVGKDFPQIKDFTIRKIGSGKPEESLALLVAGLAEAKEETTALTFLRAIRSSLQGRKNAKLPEQWAAAKKALGMKLEGDNPHVGWNLLAVEAVAGDAEAAKLLSQRLLTSNAPLPLKREALAALLQAAQPDLGETLVALLGSNELRADAIRALASLDDPKTPGRLLAVYDKLSPEERRDILATLCSRPSFAKELLAAVEAKRIPANHLTADLVVNLKNLKDTDLQAQLEKVWGTTRESAADKLQLITQYKSLLTSPPTIAPDAQLGRAVFARTCQQCHTLFGTGGKVGPDLTGSNRANLDYLLSNVVDPSAVMAKEYQPTVLLLGNGRVVTGILKEETDATVTVQLPTELLTIAKSEIDERKLGDKSMMPDDLLRPLTQQEVRSLQLYLSGGGQVAQLATAETVGSIFNGKDLTGWMSGDMSLWSVEDGEIVGRTAGLKRNYWLASQYALGDFRFSVDVKLVKNEGNSGIQFRSTPIANDEVKGYQADVGAGWWGKLYEEHGRELLWKESGEKYVKLGEWNKYEILAVGSRVQTWINGQKCVDLDDPQGARQGVIALQLHSGGATEVRYKNLQVSIPTSSKPSVGYPASKPNADGKPAGKISFKKTTLDQRFRSEGVAMGDFNNDGKLDIAAGSVWYEAPATPGKEWKMHSITAQPNEFNIKTYGDTFCNWAEDFNGDGRTDLLVVDFPGKPTWWFENPGNDEKPWEKRRAVPVTNNESPQYTDVDGDGQRELIFGEASGRLALARPSKQANLDWKIQLIAAEPNPNIQKFYHGLGIGDVNRDGKLDLFTPSGWFAQPADAAAAAKEPWELKPAKLGPAQAQMYAYDFDGDGDSDIIGSSAHAVGLWWYENKDGEFTQHEIDKTIAQTHALILADINGDGLPDLVTGKRFYAHNGNDKGEDEPPVIAWYELSREGGKPKWTRHEFDDNSGVGTQFEVHDMNGDGLLDVIVANKRGVFYFEQTRE from the coding sequence ATGCGCATTCGAACCGCTTCGTTCATCTTCATCTTGGTTGCCGTTTTGGGTGGAGCAGCAAACCTTTGCGCTCAACCCAAATCGAACCCCTTCAACGAACCGCTCAACGGCCCCGGTGAACTGCCGAAGGGGGCTGATGGTCAGCCGCTGAATACCAACTTCGAAGATGGCACGCTGAAGGATTGGACGGCCACGGGCGATGCCTGGGAAGGCCAGCCGATCAAAGGCGAGATCGACCAGAAACGAATCTACGGCGAAGGGAAAAAGGCCGATCACACCGGTCAGTATTGGCTTGGCGGTTTCGAAAAACTCTTTGACAAGCCGAAGGGAACGCTCACATCGAAGCCGTTCACGGTGACGCAACCGTGGGCCAGCTTTTTGCTCGGCGGTGGCAAGCACAAAGAGACGCGCGTCGAGCTCGTTCTCGTTTCTGATCCAGCCGACAAGGACGCGAAAGAAAAGATCATCAGCACCTCGCACGGCCCCGACAGCGAATCAATGCGGCCGGTGATCATCGATCTCAAAGCCTACGTCGGCAAGACGATTTTCATTCGCATCGTCGACGATCATACCGGCGGCTGGGGACACGTGAACTTCGACGATTTCCGTCTGTACAAAGAGAAGCCGAAATTCCGCGAAGCTGCGCCGGCTGCCAATCCTCCCGTCGTGAATGCACCGGCGCTCGAGCAGCTCTATCCATTCGCTGGTCTCACTGCCGAAGAAGCCGCGAAGCAGATGAAGTTGCCGCCGGGTTTCAAAGTGCAAGTCGGCGCTGCCGAGCCCGACGTCAATCAACCGATTGCGATGGCCATTGATGACCGCGGCCGGGTGTGGATTGCGGAAGCTTATGAATACCCGGTTCGCGCGCCCGAAGGAAAAGGCCGCGACCGCATTCTCATTTTCGAAGACACCGATCAAAACGGCTCACTCGATAAACGCACGGTCTTTGCCGAGAAGTTGAATCTCGTCAGCGGCATCGAAGTCGGCTTCGGCGGCGTGTGGGTTGGGGCCGCTCCTTACTTGATGTTCATTCCCGACAAGAACGGCGACGACGTGCCGGATGGCAAGCCGCAGATTCTGCTCGATGGTTTCGGCCAGGAAGACACGCACGAAACGCTCAACAGTTTCATCTGGGGCCCCGACGGCTGGCTGTATGGCTGCCACGGCGTGTTCACGCATTCCAACGTCGGCAAGCCCGGCACGCCGAAGGACAAACGCACGCCGCTCAATGCTGGTGTGTGGCGCTATCATCCCACTCGTCACGAGTTCGAAGTCTTCGCCCACGGCACGAGCAATCCGTGGGGGCTCGACTTCGACGAGAAGGGGCAAGCCTTTATCACGGCCTGCGTCATTCCGCATCTGTATCACATGATTCCCGGCGCTCGCTACGAACGGCAGGGGGGCCAGCATTTCAATCCGTACACCTACAACGACATCAAGACGATCGCCGAGCATCGGCACTACGTCGGCAATCAATGGAACAACGACAACCGCCGGCAGAGCGACGAACTCGGCGGCGGCCATGCTCACGCCGGCGCGATGATCTACCTCGGCGGCGCCTGGCCGAAGGAGTATCACGGCAAGTTGTTCATGAACAACATCCACGGCAACCGGATGAACATCGACACGCTCACGCCAAAGGGGAGCGGTTACACCGGCACCTTCCATCCCGACTTCCTCCTCACTCGCGATCAATGGTCGCAAATGCTCTACATGACCTACGGCCCCGACGGCCAAGTGTGGGTTATCGACTGGTACGACCGCAATCAGTGCCATCACAAAGATGTGAACGGTCATGATCGGACGAACGGGCGGATTTACCGGATTGTTTACAACGATGCGAAGCCGGTGAAGGTGGATTTGCAGAAGTGCTCGGATAATGAGTTAGTGGAGCATTTGAAGAATCCTAACCAGTGGTACCAACGGCATGCGCAGCGGATTTTGCAGGAGCGGGCAGCAAGCGGGACTGATTTAACCGCCGCAAAGAAAAACATTTCCAGGCTCACTTTGGAAGCGAAGTCGATTGAGCACCAGCTTCGCCTGTTATGGACAAACGCAGTTCTCCTGCCTGATTCATTTCAAGGCTTGCCGCCAATTCCAGCTGACCCACGAGAAAAAAGAGATGAGTTGCTCGCCTCGCAGCCAGAACTCCAAGCCTGGCGTGTTCGATTTGCCATGCAACAGTCGATCCCCATTTCAAAACTAGAAGTCGGCCTATTCGAAATTTTCGTAAGCCAGCACCGCGAGTCACAGACTTTTCGACTCGCAATCGCTGCCCAACTGCAGAAAGTGGACGCCGAACTTCGTTGGGAAATTCTCCACGCCCTGCTCTCGCACCCCGAAGACGCCAAAGATCACAATCTGCCGCTGATGTATTGGTACGCGCTCGAACCGCTGACCGATGCGGATCCAAAGCGAGCGCTGGCGCTCGCGCTGTCGGTTGGCAAAGACTTTCCGCAGATCAAGGACTTCACCATCCGCAAGATCGGCAGCGGCAAGCCGGAGGAATCGTTGGCGCTGCTGGTCGCTGGTCTCGCCGAAGCGAAAGAGGAAACGACCGCGCTGACGTTTCTGCGGGCAATTCGCAGTTCGCTGCAAGGGCGGAAGAATGCAAAGCTTCCCGAGCAATGGGCCGCGGCGAAGAAAGCTCTCGGCATGAAGTTGGAGGGAGACAACCCGCACGTTGGCTGGAACTTGCTCGCCGTCGAAGCCGTTGCCGGTGATGCCGAGGCCGCGAAGCTGCTCAGCCAGCGACTCCTCACATCGAATGCACCGCTGCCGCTCAAGCGGGAAGCCCTTGCCGCTCTCCTGCAAGCCGCACAGCCGGACCTTGGTGAAACGCTCGTCGCCCTGCTGGGTTCGAATGAACTCCGCGCCGATGCGATCCGGGCTTTGGCGTCGCTCGACGATCCCAAAACACCCGGGCGATTGCTCGCCGTGTACGACAAGCTTTCGCCCGAAGAACGCCGCGATATTCTGGCCACGCTCTGCAGCCGGCCGTCATTCGCCAAGGAACTGCTCGCCGCGGTTGAAGCGAAGCGGATCCCCGCGAATCATCTCACGGCCGATCTGGTCGTCAATTTGAAGAACCTCAAGGACACAGACCTGCAGGCGCAACTCGAAAAAGTTTGGGGCACCACGCGCGAATCGGCTGCCGATAAGTTGCAACTCATCACGCAGTACAAGAGCCTGCTCACATCGCCGCCGACGATCGCGCCCGACGCGCAACTCGGTCGCGCGGTTTTTGCGCGGACCTGTCAGCAATGTCACACGCTGTTTGGCACCGGTGGCAAGGTCGGGCCGGATCTGACAGGCTCGAATCGGGCGAATCTCGATTACTTGCTGAGCAACGTCGTCGATCCGAGCGCGGTGATGGCGAAGGAATATCAGCCGACGGTGTTGCTCCTCGGCAATGGTCGCGTCGTGACCGGCATCTTGAAGGAAGAGACCGATGCGACCGTGACGGTGCAACTGCCGACGGAGTTGCTCACGATCGCCAAGAGCGAAATTGACGAGCGGAAACTCGGCGACAAATCGATGATGCCCGATGATCTCCTCCGGCCGCTCACGCAGCAGGAAGTTCGTTCGTTGCAACTCTATCTCAGCGGCGGCGGTCAGGTGGCGCAGCTCGCCACGGCGGAGACTGTCGGCTCGATCTTCAACGGCAAGGATCTCACCGGTTGGATGAGCGGCGACATGAGCCTGTGGAGCGTCGAGGACGGCGAAATCGTCGGCCGCACAGCGGGACTGAAGCGGAACTATTGGCTCGCGAGCCAGTACGCGCTCGGCGATTTCCGTTTCAGTGTCGACGTGAAACTCGTCAAGAACGAAGGGAACAGCGGCATTCAATTTCGCAGCACTCCGATCGCCAACGACGAAGTGAAAGGCTACCAGGCCGACGTGGGCGCAGGTTGGTGGGGCAAGCTCTACGAAGAGCACGGCCGCGAGCTCTTGTGGAAAGAGAGCGGCGAGAAGTATGTGAAGCTCGGCGAGTGGAACAAGTACGAGATTCTCGCGGTCGGTAGTCGCGTGCAAACGTGGATCAACGGCCAGAAGTGCGTCGATCTCGATGATCCGCAAGGAGCGCGACAAGGCGTGATCGCGCTGCAGTTGCATTCCGGCGGCGCGACGGAAGTGCGCTACAAGAATCTGCAAGTCAGCATTCCCACCAGCAGCAAGCCGAGTGTCGGCTATCCGGCCTCGAAGCCGAACGCCGATGGCAAACCGGCGGGGAAGATTTCGTTCAAGAAGACCACGCTCGATCAACGCTTTCGCAGCGAAGGGGTCGCGATGGGCGACTTCAATAACGACGGCAAGCTCGACATTGCAGCGGGGAGCGTGTGGTACGAAGCGCCTGCTACTCCCGGCAAAGAATGGAAGATGCACTCGATCACGGCCCAGCCGAACGAGTTCAACATCAAGACTTACGGCGACACCTTCTGCAACTGGGCCGAAGATTTTAACGGCGACGGCAGAACCGATTTGCTCGTCGTCGATTTTCCCGGCAAGCCCACTTGGTGGTTCGAGAATCCGGGCAACGACGAAAAGCCGTGGGAGAAACGGCGTGCCGTGCCGGTGACGAACAACGAGAGTCCGCAGTACACCGATGTCGACGGCGATGGTCAGCGCGAGTTGATCTTCGGCGAAGCTTCAGGCCGGCTCGCCCTCGCGCGGCCGAGCAAACAGGCCAATCTCGATTGGAAGATTCAGCTCATCGCTGCCGAGCCGAATCCGAACATCCAGAAGTTCTATCACGGCCTCGGCATTGGCGATGTGAACCGCGACGGAAAGCTCGATCTGTTCACGCCTAGCGGTTGGTTTGCCCAGCCGGCCGATGCAGCCGCAGCGGCGAAGGAACCGTGGGAACTAAAACCGGCGAAGCTCGGTCCCGCACAGGCTCAGATGTATGCCTACGATTTCGACGGCGACGGCGATAGCGACATCATCGGCAGCAGTGCTCACGCGGTCGGCCTGTGGTGGTACGAGAACAAGGATGGCGAGTTCACGCAGCACGAGATCGACAAGACGATCGCGCAGACGCACGCGCTGATCCTGGCCGATATCAACGGCGACGGCTTGCCCGACCTGGTGACGGGCAAGCGGTTCTACGCCCACAACGGCAACGACAAGGGCGAAGACGAACCGCCGGTGATCGCCTGGTACGAACTATCGCGCGAGGGTGGCAAGCCGAAGTGGACTCGTCACGAGTTCGACGACAACAGCGGCGTGGGGACGCAGTTTGAGGTTCACGACATGAACGGTGACGGCTTGCTAGACGTAATCGTGGCCAATAAGCGCGGCGTGTTCTATTTTGAACAAACGCGGGAGTGA
- a CDS encoding DUF1549 domain-containing protein, with the protein MRSHRPRSYRPWLAFALLAAIAPTAIGAETPAGSSAVPATVAAKVDEVLATETGSSDKLQPTAAASDEIFLRRVTLDLHGRLPSASEVTAFALDPAADKRAAVVRKLLADSRFGENWSRYWRDVIMYRASEQRAQLVAGVLTSYLKDSLNKNKPWSQVATEFITAEGDGLEKGETALIIAQEGKPEETVAEISRIFLGVQIQCAQCHDHPTDRWKREQFHELAAFFPRVASRIILTPDNRSISVVTTEFGNEPIERNGNRVRGSAEHRMPDLKEPTARGTLMQPVLFATGDKLRGNVKDSERRATLAQWITKPENPYFAKALVNRLWSELVGEGFYEPVDDMGPDRTCDAPQTLECLATAFASTNYDVKWLYETIMSTQAYQRTSRSRRNPDQPAFTANVQQRLRADQIFDNLLTALDTREQVGFGGRGPGGPGARFGRGPRQSFSAVFGYDPSERRDEIGGTIPQALTMMNSSFINGAVDGRSSRSGLGRLLNEFKDDRALISELYLRTLGREPSKKETATCLAHIADTRSRTDAFEDIHWSLINSTEFLYRR; encoded by the coding sequence ATGCGTTCCCATCGCCCGCGCTCCTATCGCCCCTGGCTCGCCTTCGCCCTGCTTGCTGCTATCGCCCCCACGGCGATCGGCGCGGAAACGCCAGCCGGATCGTCGGCAGTACCAGCCACGGTCGCCGCCAAGGTCGATGAGGTATTGGCCACCGAGACGGGCTCTTCCGACAAGCTCCAGCCAACCGCGGCGGCGAGCGACGAAATCTTCCTCCGCCGCGTGACGCTCGACTTGCATGGTCGGTTGCCCTCGGCGAGCGAAGTGACGGCGTTCGCGCTCGATCCCGCCGCCGATAAGCGGGCCGCCGTCGTTCGCAAGCTCCTCGCCGATTCGCGCTTTGGCGAAAACTGGTCGCGTTACTGGCGGGACGTCATCATGTACCGCGCGAGCGAGCAGCGGGCCCAACTCGTCGCCGGCGTGCTGACGAGTTATCTCAAGGACTCGCTGAACAAGAACAAACCTTGGAGCCAGGTTGCCACCGAATTCATCACTGCCGAGGGTGACGGCTTGGAGAAGGGCGAAACCGCTCTGATCATCGCTCAGGAAGGGAAGCCGGAGGAAACCGTCGCGGAGATCTCGCGGATCTTCCTCGGTGTGCAGATTCAATGTGCTCAGTGCCACGACCATCCCACCGATCGCTGGAAGCGAGAGCAGTTTCACGAGTTGGCCGCGTTCTTTCCGCGGGTGGCTTCGCGAATCATTCTCACGCCTGACAATCGTTCGATCAGTGTCGTCACCACCGAGTTTGGCAACGAGCCGATCGAGCGCAACGGCAACCGAGTGCGTGGCTCGGCCGAGCATCGCATGCCCGATCTGAAAGAACCAACCGCCCGCGGCACGCTAATGCAGCCGGTGCTGTTTGCGACTGGCGACAAGCTGCGCGGCAATGTGAAGGACTCCGAGCGCCGCGCCACGCTCGCGCAGTGGATCACCAAGCCGGAGAATCCCTACTTTGCCAAGGCACTCGTCAATCGACTCTGGTCCGAACTCGTCGGCGAAGGCTTTTATGAACCAGTCGACGACATGGGGCCCGATCGGACCTGCGATGCGCCGCAAACACTCGAATGCCTGGCGACTGCTTTCGCCAGCACGAACTACGACGTGAAGTGGTTGTATGAAACGATCATGAGCACGCAGGCCTATCAGCGGACGAGCCGCTCGCGCCGCAACCCCGATCAGCCGGCCTTCACGGCCAACGTACAACAGCGGTTGCGGGCCGATCAAATCTTCGACAATCTGCTGACCGCGCTTGATACGCGCGAGCAAGTTGGCTTTGGCGGCCGAGGTCCGGGTGGTCCCGGCGCACGGTTCGGCCGCGGCCCGCGTCAATCGTTCTCGGCAGTCTTTGGCTATGACCCGAGCGAACGACGCGACGAAATCGGCGGCACCATTCCGCAGGCGCTGACGATGATGAACTCCTCGTTCATCAACGGCGCGGTCGACGGCCGCTCGTCACGTAGCGGCTTGGGACGATTGCTGAACGAATTCAAGGACGACCGCGCACTTATCAGCGAACTGTACTTGCGCACGCTGGGTCGCGAGCCGAGTAAGAAGGAAACTGCGACGTGTCTGGCACACATTGCCGACACGCGCAGCCGAACGGATGCGTTTGAGGATATTCACTGGTCATTGATTAATTCGACCGAGTTTTTGTATCGGCGGTAA